A genomic region of Serratia fonticola contains the following coding sequences:
- a CDS encoding RnfH family protein, with protein sequence MSEIRVEVVYALPERQYVRNVKLVAGSTVEQAIQASGLLELRSDIDLASNKVGIYSRPAKLGDALNDGDRVEIYRPLIADPKELRRQRAEKAKK encoded by the coding sequence GTGTCTGAAATACGCGTGGAGGTAGTCTACGCGTTGCCAGAGCGTCAATATGTCCGCAACGTGAAGCTGGTGGCGGGCAGTACCGTTGAGCAGGCGATCCAGGCCTCCGGCTTGTTAGAGCTACGTAGCGATATCGATTTAGCCAGCAACAAGGTGGGGATTTACAGTCGGCCTGCCAAGTTAGGCGATGCACTTAATGACGGGGACCGGGTAGAAATTTACCGGCCGTTGATTGCCGATCCTAAAGAACTGCGACGCCAACGGGCGGAAAAGGCAAAAAAATAA
- a CDS encoding type II toxin-antitoxin system RatA family toxin, translating to MPQISRSALVPFSAEQMYQLVNDVHSYPDFLPGCTGSRVITASQNEMTAAVEVAKAGISKTFTTRNTLLDNQSINMQLVDGPFRKLMGGWQFTALSPEACKVELHLDFEFTNKLIELAFGKVFKELAGSMVQAFTQRAKEVYSV from the coding sequence ATGCCTCAGATCAGTCGGTCTGCATTGGTGCCCTTTAGCGCTGAGCAGATGTATCAGTTGGTTAATGATGTTCATTCTTACCCCGATTTTCTGCCAGGGTGCACCGGCAGCCGGGTGATTACCGCTTCCCAAAACGAAATGACCGCGGCGGTTGAGGTGGCAAAAGCCGGTATCAGTAAAACCTTTACCACGCGTAATACCTTGCTGGATAACCAAAGCATCAATATGCAGTTGGTCGATGGTCCGTTCCGTAAGCTGATGGGGGGATGGCAGTTTACTGCGTTGAGCCCGGAAGCGTGCAAGGTTGAATTGCATCTGGATTTTGAATTCACCAACAAGCTGATCGAACTGGCCTTCGGCAAAGTGTTTAAAGAGCTTGCGGGTAGCATGGTGCAAGCCTTCACTCAGCGGGCAAAAGAGGTTTACAGTGTCTGA
- a CDS encoding LacI family DNA-binding transcriptional regulator, with amino-acid sequence MASIKDVAKKAGVSTATVSRVLNNHPSVVPETRKAVRDAMDYLCYVPSKSAFQLSGKCSGLIGVVLPNLVNPHFCELLATFEEEARYIGKSVIVKTHQNQPQQDKQIIHTLIGMGIDSLLWVPTEAEAELSEWLTITGIPITVVTQVSRFFNSVSINQGKGAESIAEHFIQTGHTTFGFVAQEGVDNRKVSSYSKKITSHGLTLTKENQFWIPKGQGEKISGHIKILDVIIDKLTTQKQTCSCLLVYNDVAASYIIDGLKEKGIAVPQDIAVASFDNTLLAQTKKITSVAQPINEIAHLAFQMVKNKNQQESIEMYEIVSRLIIRESSVNINITTL; translated from the coding sequence ATGGCATCAATTAAAGACGTAGCAAAAAAGGCCGGGGTTTCGACCGCCACTGTATCACGCGTTCTGAACAACCACCCCAGCGTCGTGCCGGAAACACGCAAGGCGGTACGTGATGCGATGGATTATCTTTGCTATGTGCCAAGTAAAAGTGCGTTTCAACTTAGCGGTAAATGTTCTGGACTGATTGGCGTGGTGTTGCCGAATCTGGTTAATCCTCACTTCTGTGAATTGCTGGCCACATTTGAAGAGGAGGCGAGATATATTGGCAAATCAGTCATCGTTAAGACACATCAGAACCAACCGCAGCAGGATAAGCAAATTATCCACACGTTAATCGGTATGGGAATCGATAGCTTGCTGTGGGTACCCACAGAGGCAGAGGCTGAACTTTCTGAGTGGCTAACGATTACGGGCATTCCAATAACGGTCGTAACACAGGTTTCTCGCTTTTTTAACTCCGTATCAATTAATCAAGGTAAAGGGGCAGAAAGCATTGCAGAACATTTTATACAAACGGGGCATACAACATTTGGCTTTGTTGCCCAGGAAGGCGTCGATAACCGTAAGGTGTCATCCTACAGTAAAAAGATTACCAGCCATGGCCTGACGCTTACTAAAGAGAACCAGTTCTGGATACCCAAAGGCCAAGGAGAAAAAATATCAGGCCATATAAAGATACTCGACGTGATCATCGATAAACTAACCACACAGAAGCAAACTTGTTCGTGTCTTTTAGTCTATAACGATGTTGCTGCCAGCTATATTATTGACGGGTTAAAAGAAAAAGGAATTGCTGTTCCTCAGGATATTGCTGTCGCCAGTTTCGATAACACATTATTGGCGCAAACCAAAAAGATAACCAGCGTCGCACAGCCGATAAACGAAATTGCGCATCTGGCATTCCAGATGGTTAAGAATAAAAACCAGCAGGAAAGTATCGAAATGTATGAAATTGTCTCCCGCTTAATTATACGAGAGAGCAGCGTTAATATTAACATCACAACCCTGTAA
- a CDS encoding glycoside-pentoside-hexuronide (GPH):cation symporter has protein sequence MSAIAMEKQSAYEKLSLKEKIGYGMGDAGSCMIWSVLALYLTWFYTDVYGLDPGIVGTLFLVIRIFDAFSDPVMGAVCDRTTSRWGKFRPWLLWMALPFGLGAVVMFTTPDLSMNGKIIYAWVTYLIMSLIYTAINIPYCSVAGVITLNQKERMGCLSWRFFLNGLATLIVSSSILPLTEWLGNGDRASGFQMTMMIMGGAATLMFLFCFSSIKERVVSIKANDSLMRDLKDIAKNDQWLLMISITFLNVFPAFIRGAVTIYYATYVMQASVGFITFFMALGVACNMLGSVIAKPLTDRFDKIKLFRIINIILGILSFALWFVDPQSLTPLLTLFVIINILHLIQSGPILWAMMSDVDDYGDWKFGKRLTGISFAGNLFMLKMGLAVAGAIVAWILAFTGYIPNKPEQNTQTIQGIIIMFSLLPMASYFISAFMVRYFKLNNTLLEKIKVDLAKRELENGRAQSKEYNDVPVI, from the coding sequence ATGTCTGCTATCGCAATGGAAAAACAAAGCGCTTACGAAAAGCTGAGCCTGAAAGAAAAAATCGGTTACGGCATGGGTGATGCAGGTTCCTGCATGATCTGGAGCGTACTGGCACTGTATCTGACCTGGTTTTATACCGATGTGTACGGCTTAGATCCCGGGATCGTTGGCACATTATTTCTGGTCATCCGTATTTTTGACGCCTTCAGCGATCCGGTCATGGGGGCGGTTTGCGACCGTACCACCAGCCGCTGGGGTAAATTTAGGCCGTGGTTGTTGTGGATGGCGTTGCCGTTTGGCCTGGGTGCCGTAGTGATGTTCACCACGCCAGACCTGAGCATGAACGGAAAAATCATATATGCCTGGGTCACCTATCTGATCATGTCGTTAATCTACACAGCGATCAATATTCCCTATTGCTCGGTGGCGGGCGTCATTACGCTGAACCAGAAGGAGCGTATGGGCTGTCTGTCCTGGCGTTTCTTCCTTAATGGTCTGGCGACGCTGATCGTCTCTTCCTCCATACTGCCCCTGACCGAATGGCTGGGTAATGGCGACCGGGCTTCCGGTTTCCAGATGACGATGATGATTATGGGTGGCGCCGCGACCTTAATGTTCCTGTTCTGTTTCTCGAGTATTAAAGAACGCGTCGTTTCGATCAAAGCCAACGATTCGTTAATGCGCGATCTGAAAGACATCGCCAAAAATGACCAATGGCTGCTGATGATTTCGATTACTTTCCTCAACGTCTTCCCGGCATTTATTCGCGGAGCGGTCACTATTTATTACGCCACCTACGTGATGCAGGCATCCGTAGGATTTATCACCTTTTTTATGGCGCTCGGCGTCGCCTGTAATATGCTGGGTAGCGTGATTGCCAAACCACTTACCGATCGCTTCGATAAAATTAAGCTATTTCGCATTATCAACATCATTCTCGGCATCCTGTCCTTCGCGCTATGGTTTGTCGATCCGCAATCGCTGACACCGCTGTTAACCCTGTTTGTCATCATTAATATTCTGCATCTCATCCAGTCGGGCCCCATTCTCTGGGCCATGATGTCCGACGTTGATGACTACGGCGATTGGAAATTCGGCAAACGCCTGACCGGTATATCCTTCGCGGGCAACTTGTTTATGCTGAAAATGGGGCTGGCGGTAGCCGGTGCAATCGTTGCCTGGATACTGGCATTTACCGGTTATATTCCCAATAAGCCTGAACAGAATACACAGACAATTCAGGGTATTATCATCATGTTCTCGTTATTGCCCATGGCGAGCTATTTCATCAGCGCCTTTATGGTGCGCTACTTCAAGCTGAACAATACGCTCCTCGAAAAAATCAAAGTCGATCTCGCCAAGCGCGAGTTGGAAAACGGCCGAGCTCAATCAAAGGAATATAACGATGTCCCTGTCATTTAA
- a CDS encoding DUF6387 family protein, which produces MPLRPVIQVGHTKEIKAWLDVDNYRKLKDISLNALYHELWARALLYKPGPTDEEKKGLWVYMTEIFSGNPRLFKGKLLDYPTVNDTLYSPPHLFITLQPYQRIG; this is translated from the coding sequence GTGCCATTACGCCCCGTCATTCAGGTGGGTCATACTAAAGAAATCAAAGCCTGGCTTGACGTAGATAACTATCGCAAGCTTAAAGACATCAGTCTAAATGCCTTGTATCACGAACTCTGGGCAAGAGCACTTCTGTACAAGCCAGGGCCTACTGACGAAGAAAAGAAAGGATTATGGGTGTACATGACTGAAATTTTCAGTGGCAACCCCCGTCTTTTCAAAGGAAAGCTACTCGATTATCCAACAGTTAACGATACTCTTTACAGTCCTCCACACCTTTTTATTACTCTTCAGCCTTACCAGAGAATCGGCTAA
- the smpB gene encoding SsrA-binding protein SmpB — protein MTKKKAYKPGSATIAQNKRARFEYFIEEEIEAGLALQGWEVKSLRAGKANISDSYVMFRDGEAYLFGATITPLNVASTHVVCDPTRTRKLLLKKRELDSLIGRVTRDGYTVVALSMYWKNAWSKVKIGVAKGKKEHDKRDNIKDREWQTAKARIMKHANR, from the coding sequence ATGACAAAGAAAAAAGCATACAAACCCGGTTCCGCTACCATTGCACAAAACAAGCGAGCGCGTTTCGAATACTTCATTGAAGAAGAGATTGAAGCGGGCTTGGCATTGCAAGGTTGGGAAGTAAAATCACTGCGTGCTGGCAAAGCTAACATCAGCGACAGTTATGTGATGTTCCGTGACGGTGAAGCCTATCTGTTTGGCGCAACCATTACGCCGCTGAACGTCGCTTCGACTCATGTTGTATGCGATCCAACACGTACCCGTAAACTCCTGCTGAAAAAACGTGAGCTGGACTCACTGATTGGCCGCGTGACCCGCGATGGTTACACCGTTGTCGCCCTCTCCATGTATTGGAAAAATGCCTGGAGCAAGGTGAAGATCGGTGTTGCTAAAGGTAAGAAAGAACACGATAAGCGCGATAACATCAAAGATCGTGAATGGCAGACGGCGAAAGCCCGTATCATGAAGCATGCCAATCGTTAA
- the bamE gene encoding outer membrane protein assembly factor BamE — MRCKMLTAAAVVLVMLTAGCSTFEKVVYRPDINQGNYLTPTDVAKIHKGMTQQQVAYTLGTPMMQDPFGTQTWFYVFRQQPGHEKITQQTLTLTFDSAGVLTDMQNKPALTQ, encoded by the coding sequence TGTGGTTCTTGTGATGCTGACTGCAGGCTGTTCTACCTTTGAAAAGGTGGTTTACCGGCCTGATATCAACCAGGGTAACTACCTGACGCCTACCGATGTGGCAAAAATCCACAAAGGAATGACGCAACAACAGGTTGCCTACACATTGGGGACGCCAATGATGCAGGATCCGTTTGGTACTCAGACTTGGTTCTACGTGTTCCGCCAGCAGCCTGGCCATGAGAAGATCACGCAGCAAACCCTGACGCTGACGTTTGACAGCGCTGGCGTATTGACGGATATGCAGAATAAACCGGCGCTGACTCAGTAA